GATCGAGATCGTCGCGGGCCTCGCCGTCGCGCTCGCCCCGCGGTTCGGGGGCTGGCTGGTGGCCGGATGGCTCGCCGGGATCATCGTCAATCTGCTGACCATCCCCGGCCACTACGACATCGCGCTGCGCGACTTCGGCCTTCTGCTCGGCGCGGTCGCCCTCGCCCGGCTGGCACAGCGCTACCACGGCAAGCGACAGCCCCACTGACGGCGGGCAGCAGCTGCGGAAGGTGACGGGGCGGGTGGGCCCGTCGATCGGCTCACCCGCACGCGTTGCGCGACGCGAGGGAGGAAGATCATGAGTGAGAACCTGGACCGGCTGGCCGCCGAAGGCGTAGCGGTCTGGCTGGACGATCTGAGCCGGGAGCGGCTCGCGGGTGGCCGGCTGACTGGCCTGGTCGAGGAACAGCGCGTGGTCGGCATCACCAGCAACCCGACGATCTTCGCCAAGGCGATCCGCTCGGGTGCCCGCTACGACGAGCAGGTAGCGGGTCTCGCCCGGCGCGGGGTGCGGGTGGAGGAAGCCGTCAGGCTGCTGACCGCGTTCGACGTGCGCTGGGCCTGCGACGTACTGCGCCCGGTGTACGAGGCCAGTGACGGTGTCGACGGGCGGGTGTCGCTCGAGGTGGATCCGCGCGTCGCGCACGACACGGCGGCGACGGTCGCCGAGGCACGGGCCCTGTGGTGGCTGGTGGACCGCCCGAACATGTTCGTGAAGATCCCCGCCACGCAGCAGGGTCTGGAGGCGATCAGCACGGCGCTTGCCGAGGGCATCAGTATCAACGTGACCCTGATCTTCTCTCTGGACCGCTACGACCAGGTGCTCCGCGCCTTCCTGGACGGCATGGGCAGGGCGCATGCGACGGGCCACGACCTGACGTCCATCGCGTCGGTGGCCTCCTTCTTCGTCAGCCGGGTGGACACCGAGGTCGACAGCCGACTGGACAAGATCGGCACGCCTCAGGCGCGGGACCTGCGCGGCCGGGCAGCAATCGCCAACGCACGCCTGGCCTACCAGCACTTTGAG
The nucleotide sequence above comes from Streptomyces sp. NL15-2K. Encoded proteins:
- the tal gene encoding transaldolase; its protein translation is MSENLDRLAAEGVAVWLDDLSRERLAGGRLTGLVEEQRVVGITSNPTIFAKAIRSGARYDEQVAGLARRGVRVEEAVRLLTAFDVRWACDVLRPVYEASDGVDGRVSLEVDPRVAHDTAATVAEARALWWLVDRPNMFVKIPATQQGLEAISTALAEGISINVTLIFSLDRYDQVLRAFLDGMGRAHATGHDLTSIASVASFFVSRVDTEVDSRLDKIGTPQARDLRGRAAIANARLAYQHFEQACGSDRWRALAAAGMRPQRPLWASTGVKDPAYPDTRYVDELVAPGVVDTMPEQTLRAVADHGRIQGDTIHGTYAEAQQVLDDLEAVGVSYDDVVRVLEDEGIAKFTASGNELFEQLDTELHIRRPAA